The Zonotrichia albicollis isolate bZonAlb1 chromosome 6, bZonAlb1.hap1, whole genome shotgun sequence genome window below encodes:
- the PTPMT1 gene encoding phosphatidylglycerophosphatase and protein-tyrosine phosphatase 1 isoform X2, giving the protein MGLVEALGAGAARLLFYPSLLYTVARARLPGSRRPWFHRIDEVVLLGALPLRGRIRGLVAEENVRGVVTLTEDYETRFLCFSPQEWEAMGVEQLRLSTVDLTGVPTLENLHEGVEFILRHRACGNSVYVHCKAGRSRSATMVAAYLIQLHHWSPQEAIEAITKIRPHILIRHKQVQVLEKFHRNMISGTTA; this is encoded by the exons ATGGGGCTGGTGGAGGCGCTGGGCGCCGGCGCGGCGCGGCTTCTCTTCTACCCGTCGCTGCTGTACACGGTGGCGCGGGCGCGGCTGCCCGGGTCCCGCCGGCCCTGGTTCCACCGCATCGACGAGGTCGTGCTGCTCGGGGCACTGCCGCTGCGGGGGCGCATCCGCGGG CTGGTGGCGGAGGAGAACGTGCGCGGCGTGGTCACCCTCACCGAGGACTACGAGACCCGGTTCCTCTGTTTTTCTCCCCAG GAATGGGAGGCAATGGGAGTGGAGCAACTGCGTCTTAGCACTGTGGATCTAACTGGAGTCCCCACCTTGGAAAACCTGCACGAGGGCGTGGAGTTCATCCTGAGACACCGGGCCTGTGGTAACAGTGTCTATGTGCACTGCAAGGCAGGACGCTCCCGCAGTGCCACCATGGTGGCAGCATACTTAATTCAG CTGCATCACTGGAGCCCTCAGGAAGCAATAGAGGCCATTACCAAGATTCGTCCCCACATCCTCATTCGACACAAGCAAGTCCAGGTCCTGGAGAAATTTCACAGGAATATGATCAGTGGGACAACTGCATAG
- the PTPMT1 gene encoding phosphatidylglycerophosphatase and protein-tyrosine phosphatase 1 isoform X1 gives MGLVEALGAGAARLLFYPSLLYTVARARLPGSRRPWFHRIDEVVLLGALPLRGRIRGLVAEENVRGVVTLTEDYETRFLCFSPQEWEAMGVEQLRLSTVDLTGVPTLENLHEGVEFILRHRACGNSVYVHCKAGRSRSATMVAAYLIQVSLRRTSSKPKGQSSSKLSNTSNIACGLQEGSVNWCKDGMDFHLLGFCLFSCITGALRKQ, from the exons ATGGGGCTGGTGGAGGCGCTGGGCGCCGGCGCGGCGCGGCTTCTCTTCTACCCGTCGCTGCTGTACACGGTGGCGCGGGCGCGGCTGCCCGGGTCCCGCCGGCCCTGGTTCCACCGCATCGACGAGGTCGTGCTGCTCGGGGCACTGCCGCTGCGGGGGCGCATCCGCGGG CTGGTGGCGGAGGAGAACGTGCGCGGCGTGGTCACCCTCACCGAGGACTACGAGACCCGGTTCCTCTGTTTTTCTCCCCAG GAATGGGAGGCAATGGGAGTGGAGCAACTGCGTCTTAGCACTGTGGATCTAACTGGAGTCCCCACCTTGGAAAACCTGCACGAGGGCGTGGAGTTCATCCTGAGACACCGGGCCTGTGGTAACAGTGTCTATGTGCACTGCAAGGCAGGACGCTCCCGCAGTGCCACCATGGTGGCAGCATACTTAATTCAG GTCTCTCTGAGAAGAACATCAAGTAAACCGAAGGggcaaagcagcagcaagctttctAACACCTCTAATATTGCCTGTGGCCTCCAGGAGGGTTCCGTTAACTGGTGCAAGGATGGAATGGATTTTCACTTGCTGGGTTTCTGCCTTTTCAGCTGCATCACTGGAGCCCTCAGGAAGCAATAG